A DNA window from Halostella litorea contains the following coding sequences:
- a CDS encoding pirin family protein yields MEDTASQRPRIYTAPRTDVSQNQGKFRIHLDFPGRAVPDHDDHGYGPLATVVESFMDPGTLIRMHQHRNEEIISWVPEGVMRHDDRQGNELVTDPDHLMVMNAGSGFWHAEETLADDPPLRMLQIFVRPHSLNLDPDIQHEPIPDPTPNEWRHLFGPKGTDAPLYVRNEVDLYDCRLDAGATTTLPARAGRDTYLYVFEGAVDVGDQSVGFTESALVTGDGDVAVTASEDSILVAFVIDPEAPVTRQGTIGR; encoded by the coding sequence ATGGAAGATACCGCCTCGCAACGGCCTCGCATCTACACGGCGCCGCGGACGGACGTCTCGCAGAACCAGGGGAAGTTCCGGATCCACCTCGACTTCCCCGGGCGTGCCGTCCCCGACCACGACGACCACGGCTACGGTCCGCTGGCGACGGTCGTCGAGTCGTTCATGGACCCCGGAACGTTGATCCGGATGCACCAGCACCGCAACGAGGAGATCATCTCCTGGGTGCCCGAGGGCGTGATGCGACACGACGACCGGCAAGGCAACGAACTCGTCACCGACCCCGACCACCTGATGGTGATGAACGCCGGCAGCGGCTTCTGGCACGCCGAGGAGACGCTCGCCGACGACCCGCCGCTGCGGATGCTCCAGATATTCGTCCGCCCGCACAGTCTGAATCTGGACCCCGACATCCAGCACGAACCGATTCCCGACCCGACCCCCAACGAGTGGCGGCACCTGTTCGGTCCCAAGGGGACCGACGCCCCGCTGTACGTCCGAAACGAGGTCGACCTCTACGACTGTCGGCTCGACGCCGGTGCCACCACGACGCTGCCCGCACGAGCGGGCCGGGACACGTACCTGTACGTCTTCGAGGGAGCGGTCGACGTCGGCGACCAGTCGGTCGGCTTCACCGAGAGCGCGCTCGTGACCGGCGACGGCGACGTCGCCGTGACCGCAAGCGAGGACTCGATCTTGGTCGCGTTCGTGATCGACCCCGAGGCCCCGGTTACGCGACAGGGCACGATCGGCCGCTGA